One genomic window of Punica granatum isolate Tunisia-2019 chromosome 1, ASM765513v2, whole genome shotgun sequence includes the following:
- the LOC116192379 gene encoding asparagine--tRNA ligase, chloroplastic/mitochondrial, which translates to MAAALSPAASLQLRPYPTLRLLSLYSRASTTLRTSHSLPPPFRSLPRRRCLCTVITGALYSGERTKRELVEKPRGELGERVGEFRRRLKIAEIKGKPDEGLGRVGQSIAVMGWVRTLRVQSSVTFMEVNDGSCLSNMQCVLGSEVEGYDQVESGSVSTGASVWVQGEVVPSQGSKQKVELKVKKIVLLGKSDPSYPIQKKRVSKEFLRTKAHLRPRTNTFGAVARVRNALAFATHKFFQENGFVWVSSPIITASDCEGAGEQFCVTTLIPSSGETTDTPLDTIPKTNNGLIDWSQDFFGKPAFLTVSGQLNGETYATALSDIYTFGPTFRAENSNTSRHLAEFWMIEPELAFADLDDDMACATAYLQYVVRHILDNCKEDMEFFNTWIEKGIIDRLSNVAEKDFVQLTYTDAVELLLKAKKKFEFPVKWGCDLQSEHERYITEEAFGGCPVVVRDYPKDIKAFYMRQNDDGKTVAAMDMLVPRVGELIGGSQREERLDYLEARLDSLNLNKDSYWWYLDLRRYGSVPHAGFGLGFERLVQFATGIDNIRDAIPFPRTPGSAEF; encoded by the exons ATGGCTGCTGCCCTATCTCCGGCAGCTTCTCTCCAGCTACGTCCCTACCCTACTCTCCGCTTACTCTCCCTCTACTCCAGAGCCTCCACAACCCTACGCACCTCTCACTCCCTGCCGCCGCCTTTCCGCTCCCTACCTCGCCGGAGATGCCTCTGCACTGTGATCACCGGGGCGCTGTATTCCGGCGAGAGGACCAAACGGGAGCTCGTAGAGAAGCCTAGGGGCGAATTGGGCGAGAGAGTCGGCGAATTCAGGAGGCGGCTGAAGATTGCGGAGATTAAGGGCAAGCCTGACGAAGGACTAGGCCGGGTCGGGCAGAGCATTGCCGTTATGGGCTGGGTTCGGACTCTCCGTGTTCAGAGCAGCGTCACATTCATGGAG GTAAATGATGGTTCATGCCTTTCCAACATGCAATGCGTCCTGGGCTCCGAGGTTGAAGGTTATGATCAG GTGGAATCTGGCTCAGTTTCAACTGGTGCATCAGTATGGGTACAAGGAGAAGTTGTTCCTAGCCAAGGATCAAAGCAGAAGGTGGAATTGAAGGTCAAAAAGATAGTATTG CTTGGCAAGAGTGATCCTTCATATCCCatccaaaagaaaagagtCAGCAAGGAGTTTCTGAGAACAAAGGCTCATCTTCGACCCAGAACAAATACATTTGGTGCG GTTGCTAGAGTGAGGAATGCTTTGGCGTTTGCCACGCACAAGTTTTTCCAAGAGAATGGTTTTGTTTGGGTCTCCAGTCCCATTATCACAGCTTCCGATTGTGAAGGCGCTGGAGAGCAGTTCTGTGTTACTACTTTG ATTCCAAGCTCAGGGGAAACAACTGATACTCCTCTGGATACCATTCCAAAGACAAATAATGGGTTGATTGATTGGTCACAA GATTTCTTTGGGAAGCCTGCATTCTTGACTGTTTCTGGCCAACTCAATGGCGAAACTTATGCTACAGCTCTTTCTGAT ATATATACATTTGGCCCCACTTTTCGAGCAGAAAACTCCAACACATCAAGGCACCTGGCCGAATTCTGG ATGATTGAGCCCGagcttgcttttgctgatttggaTGATGACATGGCCTGTGCAACTGCCTATCTCCAGTATGTA GTGAGACATATACTTGATAATTGCAAGGAAGACATGGAATTTTTCAATACTTGGATTGAGAAAGGAATAATTGATAGGCTGAGT AATGTTGCTGAAAAAGACTTTGTGCAGCTAACATATACAGATGCAGTCGAACTGCTTCTTAAAGCTAAAAAGAAATTCGAATTTCCG GTAAAATGGGGGTGTGATTTACAAAGTGAGCATGAGCGTTACATTACTGAAGAAGCTTTTGGTGGGTGCCCAGTAGTCGTCAGAGATTATCCGAAG GACATTAAAGCTTTCTATATGCGGCAAAACGATGACGGAAAGACCGTCGCCGCGATGGATATGTTGGTTCCACGG GTTGGCGAGCTTATTGGTGGAAGCCAAAGGGAAGAACGGCTTGATTATCTGGAAGCTCGTTTGGACAGCTTGAACCTCAATAAAGACAGCTACTGGTGGTATCTCGATCTGCGCCGCTATGGTTCAG TTCCTCATGCGGGCTTTGGATTGGGGTTTGAGAGGCTCGTGCAATTTGCAACCGGGATAGACAATATAAGAGACGCGATACCTTTTCCCCGGACACCAGGCTCTGCCGAATTCTGA
- the LOC116187220 gene encoding putative glucuronosyltransferase PGSIP8, whose product MSIHLYLYLHIYLYLSTSLYMSIKRVFWNNNKILFFSHQDFSERQGERDSAPSASLCPNPRKSIPQNLPPHCHRNPDRHRLNLVDSVSASSFHLRSREQLIEVGEAARMGAIAAAGLLRMGVLVALLLASLAVAERGAAAGEALLGGRRQQAYATMMYMGTPRDYEFYVATRVLIRSLAKLNVDADLVVIASMDVPPRWVQALGEDGAKVKRVDNLNNPYKNQHDFNTRFKLSLNKLYAWSLVEYERVVMLDADNLFLQKTDELFQCGQFCAVFINPCIFHTGLFVLQPSMKVFDDMVHQLNVGKENPDGADQGFIGGYFPDLLDQPMFRPPPNGTRLTGNFRLPLGYQMDASYYYLRLRWNIPCGPNSVITFPGAPWLKPWYWWSWPVLPLGISWHKQRRQTLGYGAEMPFVVIQSVFYLAMIMMTRLARPNFSKLCYRRATDKNTSLIQTSLKVIAIWSILASYIIPFFLIPHTIHPLIGWSLYLLGALAFSSIAINAFMLPTLTVLVPWAGILGALLVMAYPWYMDGVVRALAVFAYAFCCAPIAWLALMRVMASLQVSLEREVFLPRLGESSPAPGFNKLY is encoded by the exons ATGTCCatacatctatatctatatctacatatatatctatatctatcgaCATCTCTATATATGTCTATAAAGCGGGTTTTTTGGAACAATAATAAAATCCTCTTTTTCTCCCATCAAGATTTTTCAGAGAGACAGGGAGAGAGAGACTCTGCCCCTTCCGCTTCCCTTTGTCCAAACCCCAGAAAATCTATCCCCCAAAACCTCCCCCCACATTGCCACAGGAACCCAGACAGACACAGACTTAACCTTGTAGACAGTGTTTCAGCTTCGAGCTTCCATCTACGGTCGAGGGAGCAGCTGATTGAAGTGGGGGAAGCGGCCAGAATGGGGGCGATTGCTGCTGCTGGGCTTCTGAGGATGGGGGTGCTGGTGGCCCTGCTGTTGGCGAGCTTGGCAGTGGCGGAGAGAGGTGCAGCCGCAGGGGAGGCCCTCCTCGGGGGGCGCCGGCAGCAGGCGTACGCGACGATGATGTACATGGGGACTCCGAGGGACTACGAGTTCTACGTGGCCACACGGGTCCTCATCAGATCCCTCGCCAAGCTCAACGTCGACGCCGATCTGGTCGTCATCGCCTCCATGGACGTCCCCCCTCGCTGGGTCCAAGCTCT TGGGGAGGACGGGGCGAAGGTGAAGAGAGTGGACAACCTTAACAACCCGTACAAGAATCAGCATGACTTCAACACGAGATTTAAGCTTTCGCTTAACAAGCTGTACGCGTGGAGTTTGGTCGAGTATGAGAGGGTTGTCATGTTGGACGCGGACAACCTATTCCTCCAGAAGACTGACGAGCTGTTCCAGTGCGGGCAGTTCTGTGCTGTCTTCATCAATCCCTGCATCTTCCACACAGGACTCTTTGTGTTGCAG CCGTCAATGAAAGTTTTTGATGACATGGTTCATCAGCTAAACGTCGGGAAAGAGAATCCAGATGGAGCTGATCAGGGCTTCATTGGCGGGTACTTCCCTGACTTGTTAGATCAACCGATGTTTCGCCCTCCCCCTAACGGCACCAGACTCACCGGAAACTTCAGGCTCCCACTCGGTTACCAAATGGATGCTTCTTACTACT ATCTTAGGCTTCGTTGGAACATACCATGTGGACCCAACAGCGTGATCACTTTCCCTGGTGCACCGTGGTTGAAGCCCTGGTACTGGTGGTCTTGGCCTGTCCTGCCACTAGGAATATCGTGGCACAAACAGCGCCGCCAGACTCTCGG GTATGGAGCAGAAATGCCTTTTGTAGTGATTCAATCGGTATTCTACTTGGCGATGATCATGATGACCCGACTGGCCCGCCCCAACTTCTCAAAGCTCTGCTATCGGCGCGCGACTGACAAGAACACGTCCCTGATCCAGACATCCCTCAAAGTGATTGCGATATGGTCCATCCTCGCATCCTACATAATCCCATTCTTCTTGATTCCCCACACTATCCACCCCCTCATTGGCTGGAGCCTGTACCTGCTCGGTGCACTTGCCTTCTCATCCATCGCGATCAATGCCTTCATGCTCCCAACACTCACTGTCCTGGTCCCCTGGGCTGGGATCCTTGGGGCCCTCCTGGTGATGGCCTACCCTTGGTACATGGACGGCGTGGTCAGGGCCCTGGCTGTGTTTGCCTACGCATTCTGTTGCGCCCCGATAGCATGGTTGGCCCTCATGAGGGTCATGGCAAGCCTACAGGTATCACTTGAGAGGGAGGTCTTCCTTCCAAGATTAGGGGAATCCTCTCCTGCCCCGGGATTTAACAAGTTGTACTAA
- the LOC116206738 gene encoding uncharacterized protein LOC116206738, with amino-acid sequence MAQGNLFMVVSVYVDDIVVGGNYSSQCQYFKRYLNQCFRIKDLGSVWFFLDIEVTKMSSGLFLNQKKYILDILTEYEMLGAKPLAFPMEQNHRLIADFGLAIADPSQYRIHIRTTERLTIRVLRYLK; translated from the exons ATGGCTCAAGGGAATTTATTTATGGTAGTTTCGGTGTATGTGGATGACATCGTTGTTGGTGGTAATTACTCGAGCCAGTGTCAGTATTTCAAGAGATATCTAAACCAGTGTTTCAGGATCAAGGATTTGGGATCTGTATGGTTTTTCTTGGACATCGAAGTTACAAAGATGAGTTCAGGATTGTTTCTTAATCAGAAGAAGTATATACTTGACATTCTTACAGAGTACGAGATGTTGGGAGCTAAGCCGTTGGCATTCCCGATGGAGCAGAATCACAGACTTATAGCGGACTTTGGTTTGGCTATTGCTGACCCGAGTCAATATAG GATCCACATCAGGACCACTGAGAGGCTTACGATTCGTGTACTACGATACCTCAAGTAG